Proteins encoded in a region of the Enterococcus gilvus ATCC BAA-350 genome:
- a CDS encoding flavodoxin, whose protein sequence is MTLAKIVYATNTGNTEGISEILEDAFEEIGIDVERVDADEAEADFYEDADICVLATYTDGDGELPFDLEDLHEELPEEDLSGKIYGVVGSGDSELYPDYFCHAAIAFDEAFAKTGAKKAAETVKIENEADDEDEEVLKAFVKTLVEAAE, encoded by the coding sequence ATGACATTAGCAAAGATCGTTTATGCAACAAACACAGGAAACACAGAAGGAATCTCTGAAATTCTGGAGGATGCTTTTGAAGAAATCGGGATCGACGTTGAACGCGTGGATGCGGATGAGGCAGAAGCAGATTTTTATGAAGATGCGGATATCTGTGTCCTAGCTACTTATACTGATGGGGATGGGGAATTGCCTTTCGATTTGGAAGACTTGCATGAAGAATTACCTGAGGAAGATCTATCAGGAAAAATCTACGGTGTCGTAGGAAGTGGCGATAGCGAGTTATATCCAGACTATTTCTGCCATGCAGCGATCGCATTTGATGAAGCTTTTGCCAAAACAGGCGCTAAAAAAGCAGCGGAAACTGTGAAAATCGAAAATGAAGCAGATGATGAGGATGAAGAAGTATTGAAAGCATTTGTGAAAACTTTGGTAGAAGCAGCTGAATAA
- the holA gene encoding DNA polymerase III subunit delta, whose amino-acid sequence MNTQEALQQIRTAPLKPVYLVTGTEDYLIQEIRQAFIDRMKKDDLEELNFMSFDMEESGLGAVIDEAETMPFFGDYRLIFIEKPYFLTGEKKSNTPEQDTDGLVDYLKRPLDTSIVVFWANYPKLDARKKITKALKKTEIIDAAPLQERELRNFLQRYISNENVKISKEAFDLFLRLTDFDLSKAMNEIEKLLLLAGDGGTITLQLVQDLVPKTLEHNIFELTEQILKGDTAKAYQTYEELHLQGEETIKLTAILIGQIRLLLQTKVLQKIGYQQANIAETLGVHPYRVKLAMQQVAKFPLNLLVSMYDELVENDYEVKTGQADKEINFQLFILKTTEKIKK is encoded by the coding sequence ATGAATACACAAGAAGCCCTTCAACAGATTAGAACTGCACCGCTAAAACCGGTTTATCTAGTGACAGGAACAGAAGATTATCTGATTCAAGAAATCCGGCAAGCATTTATTGACCGGATGAAAAAAGATGACCTCGAAGAATTGAATTTCATGTCTTTTGATATGGAGGAAAGCGGTCTAGGCGCAGTCATCGATGAGGCAGAAACGATGCCTTTTTTTGGCGATTACCGGCTCATTTTTATTGAGAAGCCTTACTTTTTAACTGGAGAAAAGAAAAGTAACACGCCAGAGCAGGACACGGATGGTTTGGTGGACTACCTCAAGCGACCGTTAGACACCTCGATCGTCGTTTTTTGGGCGAATTATCCTAAGCTGGATGCCCGCAAAAAAATCACAAAGGCATTAAAGAAAACCGAGATCATCGATGCCGCTCCGCTTCAAGAGCGAGAATTGCGTAATTTTCTGCAGCGTTATATCAGCAATGAAAATGTAAAAATATCAAAAGAAGCATTTGACTTATTTTTACGATTAACAGATTTTGATCTTTCAAAAGCAATGAATGAAATCGAAAAATTATTGTTACTTGCGGGTGATGGAGGGACAATCACCCTTCAATTAGTCCAAGATTTGGTTCCAAAAACCTTAGAGCACAACATCTTTGAACTGACGGAACAAATTTTAAAAGGCGACACGGCAAAAGCTTATCAAACATATGAAGAGCTGCATTTGCAAGGGGAAGAAACGATTAAATTGACCGCGATTTTGATTGGTCAGATTCGTCTGCTGCTACAAACCAAAGTCTTGCAGAAAATTGGCTATCAGCAGGCCAATATCGCGGAAACATTAGGTGTCCATCCATATCGAGTGAAATTAGCGATGCAGCAGGTTGCGAAATTTCCACTCAATCTACTTGTCTCAATGTATGATGAATTAGTCGAAAATGATTATGAAGTTAAGACGGGTCAAGCCGATAAGGAGATCAACTTTCAGCTATTTATCTTAAAAACAACAGAAAAAATAAAAAAATAG
- a CDS encoding DNA internalization-related competence protein ComEC/Rec2 has protein sequence MKNHRLILLVFLCSFFLCLRTYYYVNQNQSPQKEFTNQTIEIQPDSIKVDGDFLKFTGKMKKKKYLLYYVLKTPAEKALWTKRNVPDTAVISGETASFEGPRNLNGFDERKHYKSLGFNQKIQVESMKPYRQNKVSLSLLRQQLIWKVDQRYSKRLSSYVKALVLGYKDEQFTEYTAAYKTTGLLHLFTLSGLHIQFYLGGIHLLLKRLGLIRGTRLCVLTLVGLLLVFLTGGSYSTIRAVISFLLAFGCLTFERSLSKLDQWSLMLYILVFCFPLVFWSVGAQLSIYFALMLLFLNDLSFKNWQQMFMFSALALPLLIYSFSEWTVVGGLLTLLLFPLFEWLILPGSVVLFFGCFIPVLSIAAPLFDGLFSLLEKGLALVAFPNIVIGHPSYLTLLCLILCVLLLIDRLAYQQPIYWIVCVSLFFLAATAFSANGLVAFVDVGQGDSIFIKLPFKQETFLIDTGGRLHFKRKKWQTRQLKNPSDYNLVPFLKSVGCRSIDHVVITHNDADHMGELGHLLNEITVKNLYLAKGSQMELKKILQPINDTAIHLIKRGDTVGDHLKLQILSPQTSQGKNDDSVVVYFVVNKQRFLLTGDLETTGEEKIGAYYPKLTTDFLKIGHHGSNTSTGEALLKQLQPKYGIISVGRRNRYGHPTMETLDKLKKYQIMTYRTDHQGMVYYQWSALSKKGKIKVLIDFPE, from the coding sequence ATGAAAAATCATCGGCTGATACTGCTGGTCTTTTTGTGCAGTTTTTTTCTTTGTTTACGAACGTATTATTATGTAAACCAAAATCAATCACCACAAAAAGAATTCACGAATCAAACGATCGAAATACAACCCGATTCAATAAAAGTTGATGGCGATTTTTTAAAGTTTACAGGAAAGATGAAGAAGAAAAAATACTTACTTTATTATGTGCTGAAAACGCCAGCAGAAAAAGCTCTTTGGACGAAAAGAAACGTGCCGGATACGGCCGTGATCAGTGGAGAAACTGCTTCGTTTGAGGGCCCGCGAAATCTGAACGGGTTTGATGAAAGAAAACATTATAAAAGTTTGGGATTTAATCAAAAAATCCAAGTTGAGTCTATGAAGCCCTATAGACAGAATAAAGTGTCATTAAGCCTTCTACGCCAGCAATTGATCTGGAAAGTCGATCAGCGCTACTCCAAACGTCTAAGCAGTTATGTAAAGGCGTTAGTGCTGGGGTATAAGGATGAGCAGTTCACGGAATACACAGCTGCCTACAAAACTACCGGATTGCTGCACTTGTTTACACTGTCTGGCTTGCATATTCAATTTTACCTCGGGGGTATTCATTTGCTGCTTAAACGTCTGGGGCTGATAAGAGGAACACGCTTGTGTGTACTTACTTTGGTGGGATTGCTTCTAGTATTTTTAACAGGCGGCAGCTATAGCACCATCCGAGCGGTTATTAGTTTCTTACTTGCGTTTGGTTGTCTTACGTTTGAGCGATCATTATCTAAGCTGGATCAATGGAGCCTCATGCTTTATATCTTAGTCTTTTGCTTCCCCTTGGTTTTTTGGTCAGTGGGTGCTCAATTAAGTATTTATTTTGCTTTGATGCTCCTCTTTCTTAATGATCTATCTTTTAAAAATTGGCAGCAAATGTTCATGTTTTCAGCACTGGCTTTGCCTTTGCTGATCTATAGCTTTAGCGAGTGGACCGTTGTTGGAGGGCTACTCACGTTGTTGTTGTTTCCATTATTCGAATGGCTGATTTTACCAGGTTCGGTGGTATTATTTTTTGGTTGCTTCATTCCTGTTTTATCAATAGCTGCACCATTGTTTGACGGACTGTTTAGCCTCTTGGAAAAAGGGTTGGCACTTGTCGCCTTTCCCAATATAGTCATTGGTCACCCAAGCTATTTAACGTTGCTGTGCCTCATCCTATGCGTTCTTCTCCTGATCGACCGCTTGGCCTATCAGCAGCCGATTTATTGGATCGTTTGCGTGTCCCTATTCTTTTTAGCAGCGACTGCTTTTTCTGCGAATGGCCTAGTGGCGTTTGTCGATGTTGGACAAGGAGACAGTATCTTCATCAAACTGCCCTTTAAGCAAGAAACATTTTTGATTGATACGGGTGGACGATTGCATTTTAAACGAAAGAAGTGGCAAACGCGACAACTGAAGAATCCCTCTGATTACAATTTAGTGCCTTTTTTAAAGTCTGTGGGATGCCGCTCGATCGACCATGTGGTGATTACTCATAATGATGCGGATCATATGGGGGAGTTAGGTCATCTATTAAATGAGATAACAGTAAAAAATCTCTATCTAGCCAAGGGGTCACAAATGGAACTAAAAAAGATTCTTCAGCCTATCAATGACACAGCCATCCATTTAATAAAAAGAGGGGATACGGTTGGCGATCACTTGAAGCTTCAAATACTCTCTCCCCAAACTAGCCAAGGAAAAAATGATGACTCGGTAGTGGTCTATTTTGTGGTAAACAAGCAACGCTTTTTATTGACGGGTGATTTGGAAACAACTGGGGAAGAAAAAATAGGTGCCTATTATCCGAAATTAACAACCGATTTTTTAAAAATAGGGCATCATGGAAGCAACACCTCGACTGGAGAAGCTCTGCTAAAGCAACTGCAACCTAAATATGGGATTATTTCAGTCGGGAGAAGAAACCGATACGGCCATCCCACGATGGAAACACTGGATAAATTAAAAAAATATCAGATCATGACTTATCGAACAGATCACCAAGGAATGGTTTATTATCAATGGTCTGCACTGTCGAAAAAGGGAAAAATCAAAGTCTTAATAGATTTTCCTGAGTAA
- a CDS encoding ComE operon protein 2: MTERIPWDQYFMAQAVLLSLRSTCTRLEVGATIVRDKRIIAGGYNGSVSGDVHCMDEGCYVVDGHCLRTIHAEMNALLQCAKLGIATDQAEVYVTHFPCLACTKALLQAGIKKIHYLKDYHNDPYAIELIKQVGASMHQVHLESKYFTKLQLGEDAATLPEG, translated from the coding sequence ATGACTGAAAGAATCCCTTGGGATCAATATTTTATGGCGCAAGCCGTTTTATTATCATTAAGAAGTACCTGTACACGTTTAGAAGTAGGAGCAACCATCGTGCGGGATAAGCGAATCATCGCTGGAGGGTACAATGGCTCAGTCAGCGGAGATGTTCATTGTATGGATGAAGGCTGCTATGTGGTTGATGGTCACTGTCTTCGGACGATTCACGCGGAGATGAATGCGCTGCTGCAATGCGCAAAGCTAGGGATCGCCACAGATCAAGCGGAGGTCTATGTCACTCATTTTCCGTGTCTCGCCTGTACAAAAGCATTGCTGCAAGCAGGGATCAAAAAGATCCATTATTTGAAGGATTATCACAATGATCCGTATGCGATCGAGTTGATCAAGCAAGTGGGTGCTAGCATGCATCAAGTACATCTCGAAAGTAAATACTTCACTAAACTACAATTAGGAGAAGATGCTGCCACATTGCCTGAAGGATAG
- a CDS encoding helix-hairpin-helix domain-containing protein, producing MKDYLKKYPILFALPLVLLPIVFFFLTREPDNEISDPALFSTESSASLDTSESKDQEWYVDVKGAVKKAGMYRIKQGMRLMDVIDLAGGFMEEADQNQLNFSKLVMDQEIIYVPKVGEEIPTIQEEPSEGGSGTPEAETAKVNINTADATELQQLSGIGEKKAADIIKYREENGSFRAIEDLTKVSGIGEKTLENLKDSITI from the coding sequence ATGAAAGATTATTTGAAAAAGTATCCTATTTTGTTTGCTTTGCCTCTCGTACTGCTTCCGATCGTTTTTTTCTTTCTTACAAGAGAACCTGACAATGAAATCTCAGACCCAGCATTGTTTTCTACAGAAAGCAGTGCGTCGCTAGATACGAGTGAATCCAAAGATCAAGAATGGTATGTTGACGTAAAAGGCGCAGTAAAAAAAGCAGGAATGTATCGTATTAAGCAAGGCATGCGTTTGATGGATGTGATCGATTTGGCCGGCGGGTTTATGGAAGAGGCAGATCAAAACCAACTAAACTTTTCAAAACTAGTAATGGATCAGGAAATAATTTATGTTCCTAAAGTTGGAGAAGAGATTCCAACTATTCAAGAAGAACCTTCAGAAGGGGGCTCAGGAACTCCTGAAGCAGAAACAGCAAAAGTCAATATCAACACAGCAGATGCAACCGAATTGCAGCAATTGAGCGGGATCGGAGAGAAAAAAGCAGCAGATATTATCAAGTATCGCGAAGAAAATGGCAGTTTTCGCGCGATCGAAGACTTGACGAAAGTATCAGGAATTGGTGAAAAGACGCTTGAAAATTTAAAGGACTCGATTACAATATAA
- a CDS encoding SepM family pheromone-processing serine protease: MKNNKLVKRLLLIFLALIVVACIIVPIPYYIEQPGETINLKELITVNDKKDEHKGSFSLTSVGIRRATVFTALRSKMEPFNEIISADELTGGASDDEYMQIQKFNMETSQNFAIEQALKLANKPYKMEYKGVYVLGVEKNSNFAGKINVGDTVTKADGKTFTSSEDFMKYVKSQKVGQEMKVTYVHNGETKEATEKLIKLPTDKKPGIGITLTDHTEIDSQEKVKVDAGDIGGPSAGLMFTLEIYEQLIDKDLRHGEKIAGTGTINANGEVGRIGGIDKKVASAAADKNKVFFAPDDEITKEMKEAQPGIKSNYQEAKAAAKKIDTEMKIVPVKTVKDALDYLETMK; the protein is encoded by the coding sequence GTGAAAAATAATAAACTTGTCAAACGATTACTGCTTATTTTTTTAGCCTTAATAGTCGTCGCCTGTATAATTGTGCCGATCCCTTACTATATTGAACAGCCCGGCGAGACCATCAACTTAAAGGAATTGATCACGGTCAATGATAAGAAGGACGAGCATAAAGGCTCCTTCAGTCTAACCTCTGTTGGAATTCGTCGAGCAACAGTATTTACGGCGTTACGATCAAAAATGGAACCCTTTAATGAAATTATTTCTGCAGATGAATTGACTGGCGGTGCCAGTGATGATGAATACATGCAGATTCAAAAGTTCAATATGGAGACGTCGCAAAACTTTGCGATCGAGCAGGCATTGAAACTTGCGAACAAGCCTTATAAGATGGAATACAAAGGTGTATATGTGCTAGGTGTAGAAAAAAATTCAAACTTCGCTGGAAAAATCAATGTTGGCGATACCGTAACCAAAGCGGACGGCAAAACTTTTACCAGCAGTGAAGACTTCATGAAATATGTCAAATCTCAAAAAGTAGGTCAAGAAATGAAAGTGACCTATGTCCATAATGGCGAGACCAAGGAAGCGACAGAGAAATTGATCAAGCTTCCGACTGACAAGAAGCCGGGAATCGGTATTACACTGACGGACCACACAGAGATCGATTCACAGGAAAAAGTGAAAGTCGATGCAGGTGACATTGGCGGTCCTTCCGCAGGCTTGATGTTCACATTAGAAATTTACGAACAATTGATCGATAAAGACCTGCGTCATGGCGAAAAAATTGCCGGAACCGGGACTATAAACGCCAATGGCGAAGTTGGCCGGATTGGCGGGATCGATAAAAAAGTCGCCAGTGCAGCCGCAGATAAGAATAAGGTTTTCTTCGCTCCAGACGATGAGATCACGAAGGAAATGAAAGAAGCACAGCCAGGAATCAAATCAAACTATCAAGAAGCAAAAGCTGCGGCTAAAAAAATAGACACAGAAATGAAAATTGTTCCTGTAAAAACAGTAAAAGACGCCTTAGATTATTTAGAGACGATGAAATAA
- the coaD gene encoding pantetheine-phosphate adenylyltransferase — MTRIALFPGSFDPLTMGHLDTIERGAKLFDELIIGVFVNTNKKSYFTSEEKLAIVEESVKHLSNVRVVGQENELTVNVAEKLGATFLLRGIRSVKDYEYEKEIALMNHHLDQGLESVFLLADPKYSHISSSILKEVWTFNGDIKEYLPEAVYRALEEKRENSEK, encoded by the coding sequence ATGACACGCATTGCGCTTTTTCCCGGAAGTTTTGATCCATTAACGATGGGGCATTTAGATACAATTGAACGGGGTGCGAAATTGTTTGATGAATTGATCATCGGCGTTTTCGTAAATACAAATAAGAAAAGTTACTTTACCTCTGAAGAAAAATTAGCTATTGTGGAGGAGTCTGTAAAACACTTGTCGAATGTTCGGGTGGTGGGTCAAGAAAATGAATTGACCGTCAACGTGGCCGAAAAGCTCGGCGCAACCTTTTTGCTACGGGGAATCCGAAGCGTGAAGGATTATGAGTACGAAAAAGAGATCGCCTTGATGAATCACCACCTAGACCAGGGCTTGGAATCAGTCTTTTTGCTAGCGGATCCGAAATACAGCCACATTAGTTCATCGATTTTGAAGGAAGTCTGGACGTTCAATGGAGATATAAAAGAATACTTGCCTGAAGCAGTCTATCGGGCATTGGAAGAGAAGCGTGAGAATAGTGAAAAATAA
- the rsmD gene encoding 16S rRNA (guanine(966)-N(2))-methyltransferase RsmD yields the protein MRVVAGEFGGRKLKTLTGSNTRPTTDKVKGAIFNMIGPYFDGGNALDLFSGSGSLGIEAVSRGMDQAVLVEKNYRAMEIIRENVAMTKKEAAFLLMKMPANQAIQKLTDNGLQFDLVLLDPPYAKQEIVKQIEMLLHNDLLTSRATVVCETDKEVILPEKIGTLKERKRQDYGITAITIYDWED from the coding sequence ATGCGGGTAGTCGCAGGCGAATTCGGAGGTAGAAAATTAAAAACATTGACGGGAAGCAATACGCGACCGACAACCGATAAGGTAAAGGGAGCGATCTTCAATATGATCGGCCCGTACTTTGATGGAGGAAACGCACTAGATTTGTTTTCTGGCAGCGGATCGTTAGGCATAGAAGCAGTTTCGCGGGGAATGGACCAGGCTGTTTTAGTAGAAAAAAACTATCGAGCGATGGAAATCATTCGGGAAAATGTCGCCATGACTAAAAAGGAAGCGGCTTTTCTACTTATGAAGATGCCTGCCAATCAAGCAATCCAGAAGTTAACAGATAACGGACTGCAATTTGATCTGGTTCTGTTGGACCCGCCCTATGCGAAACAAGAGATCGTCAAACAGATCGAAATGCTGCTGCATAATGACTTGTTAACGTCTCGTGCGACAGTTGTCTGTGAAACAGATAAAGAAGTGATTTTACCTGAAAAAATAGGGACGTTAAAAGAACGTAAACGTCAAGATTATGGTATCACCGCCATAACGATTTATGATTGGGAGGATTAA
- a CDS encoding YlbG family protein, with the protein MVMDNTEFVMQHRRGMIVWVYSLKQLKTLKRFGLVHFVSRKMKYVVLYVNEEAADETEEKLQGLHFVRQVERSYRPDIEMNFADRIGTKAAYQVKDEEELDVLEANTKIRLAETV; encoded by the coding sequence ATTGTCATGGATAATACAGAATTTGTAATGCAACATAGACGAGGAATGATCGTTTGGGTCTATTCGTTAAAACAATTGAAAACGTTGAAACGCTTTGGATTGGTTCATTTCGTTTCTAGAAAAATGAAATACGTCGTCTTATATGTGAACGAAGAGGCCGCAGATGAAACAGAAGAAAAACTTCAAGGACTTCATTTTGTGCGCCAAGTAGAACGTTCATACCGACCAGATATTGAAATGAATTTTGCGGATCGCATTGGAACAAAAGCCGCTTATCAGGTGAAAGACGAGGAAGAATTGGATGTTCTTGAGGCCAATACGAAGATTCGTTTAGCGGAAACCGTTTAA
- a CDS encoding YlbF family regulator, translating into MIINDAFFQLEDQNQILVQAILASQCYKNYLQAKAQMNACDDVAKLKRNFQAEKEKFERIAAYGEYAPDYRQQQRSVRKSKRALDLNEKVAAFRVAETDFQRLLDDIGQRLANTISSDIKVDAGNPFFETGNHSCKGNCHG; encoded by the coding sequence TTGATTATTAATGATGCTTTCTTTCAGTTGGAAGATCAGAACCAGATCTTGGTTCAAGCGATATTAGCAAGTCAATGCTATAAAAACTATCTGCAGGCGAAAGCACAGATGAATGCTTGTGATGACGTGGCTAAACTGAAAAGAAATTTTCAAGCTGAAAAGGAAAAGTTTGAGCGAATCGCTGCATATGGCGAATACGCGCCAGATTACCGTCAGCAACAGCGGAGTGTCCGTAAGAGCAAGCGTGCGCTTGATTTAAATGAAAAGGTGGCCGCTTTTCGTGTAGCAGAGACAGATTTTCAACGATTATTGGATGATATCGGGCAACGATTGGCAAATACCATTTCTTCAGATATCAAAGTTGATGCTGGAAATCCCTTTTTTGAAACAGGGAATCATAGTTGTAAGGGGAATTGTCATGGATAA
- a CDS encoding CAP-associated domain-containing protein — protein sequence MKRVIGFFSILFLVLVGYYLQPVLFPPAQKNIPIEHKDQTVRHKALKHQTIKAEGYATYISQPIESFEEKFGQPTKIEESGFFFQTRDYALEQGLLEVNVESGKISTIKVMAKKNTEAKPFKFGMTSKQLSDQINLSADFALAYDEEPVAIELSENDMRFRPLVAFDNGTFAMLFFNGDSEKLIGTVYLDMENLLRLMPYQINSGNPLANRVQESNLDWNLLNQQKQTRMIEAINRYRSLQKLPVLSTSTKSSENGEKLLKSFLTTPKRVLSNERLEEWQTDQGAHLSNLSFELSDTEFKDLAKSEKIDYQEGFFYFPMVDPLFNLFNWISRDHLNELFDGPKSELGVAINQESVLVLLQEPEKTKDSD from the coding sequence GTGAAAAGAGTGATCGGATTTTTTAGTATCTTGTTTTTGGTTTTGGTTGGTTACTATTTACAGCCGGTTCTCTTTCCACCTGCGCAAAAAAATATCCCTATTGAGCATAAAGATCAAACGGTTCGCCACAAGGCGTTAAAGCATCAAACAATTAAGGCGGAAGGGTATGCGACTTATATTTCCCAGCCCATCGAATCCTTTGAAGAGAAGTTTGGTCAACCGACTAAGATCGAAGAGAGCGGATTTTTCTTCCAAACGCGGGATTATGCGTTGGAACAGGGATTATTAGAAGTGAATGTTGAATCCGGCAAAATCAGTACCATCAAAGTAATGGCGAAGAAAAATACTGAAGCAAAGCCATTCAAATTTGGGATGACAAGCAAGCAGCTCTCCGATCAAATTAATTTATCCGCGGATTTTGCTTTGGCTTATGATGAAGAACCGGTAGCAATTGAATTGAGCGAGAATGACATGCGTTTCCGTCCATTAGTCGCATTCGATAACGGGACCTTCGCAATGCTCTTTTTTAATGGTGACAGTGAAAAATTGATCGGTACCGTTTATTTGGACATGGAAAACCTGCTGCGGCTGATGCCTTATCAGATCAACAGCGGCAACCCGTTGGCAAACCGTGTCCAAGAAAGCAATCTCGATTGGAATCTATTGAATCAGCAAAAGCAGACTAGAATGATTGAAGCGATTAATCGATACAGAAGCTTGCAAAAATTGCCCGTTCTTTCCACGTCGACGAAAAGCTCAGAGAATGGCGAAAAGCTGCTAAAAAGTTTCTTAACAACGCCTAAAAGGGTTCTGTCAAATGAGCGTTTAGAAGAATGGCAGACGGATCAAGGGGCTCACTTGAGTAATTTATCTTTTGAATTATCTGACACAGAGTTCAAAGATCTAGCTAAATCTGAGAAGATCGATTATCAGGAAGGCTTCTTCTATTTTCCTATGGTAGACCCTTTATTTAATTTATTTAATTGGATCAGTCGCGATCATTTGAACGAGCTTTTTGATGGGCCTAAATCAGAGCTCGGCGTTGCAATCAATCAAGAAAGTGTGCTAGTCTTGTTACAAGAACCTGAAAAAACAAAGGATAGTGACTAA